CAAGTGATGTAATTTCGTTACAGTCAGCGACTTCGTTAACCGCAGTAATGATGTGTTcgttatgtgtttgtgtggcagcctctgcctctttttgtttgttgcatttcactgtttgtgaaaatttgaaaaacattcattcatattaGGTTGATGTCTGTCAGGACAAAGTGTTCGTCCTTCTGCTTCCATCACAATTAAATTGTGTAACAGCGTGTCGTGAAAATGTCGTGCCGTTGCAGCCCGAGTCTAAATGGCTTAATAAGGCTGATGAGAGGGGCGTACGTCATCTGTATTTGCtgataaaggctttaaaatgaaatatctgcATTGGCCCGGAATGAACATCTCTGCTGATAAGATGATGCTCTTATTACGCGTAAGCGATGAAAAACGTTGACCGAGTAGTTCTGTCATTTTTGCCcataaatgtccacagtttgaTGAGCATTTAACGTCTGCATCTGCCAGAGGGCAATCAAGATAAGAACAGGCACAACGATATATTACCTCTACGACAGGAGAGACTTGAAGGTGGACAATAATATCAGCATGTATCAGCAATAAGCCAAAATGAGTTGGAAGATATCACACATCAGATAGCGTCTAAAATCCAGTGCAGCGCTCATATTTCTACATACAATTCTTGTTCCTGCAGCTTTAAACACCAGAGTAAGCCGAGCAGCTCCCCTCGCCGACTGaatcctcctctccttttcctttttagGTGCTTCAGAGAGGCATGAATGACTTTGCAGTTCTCAACACGGGGCGGAAGATGCCCCTCCTCGGACTGGGAACATGGAAGAGTGAGCCAGGAAAGGTAGAGGCTGCACTGATCTcctgcatttaaacaaaaatagccTTCTGTAATGTGATTTCTCTCTGACAGTCGAGTGTCAGTCcttctttgtgtctctgcacatccactcctcctcatcctctgtcCAAATGCAGAAATACAACTGTCATTTCAGATACAAGAGCTGcagtaatcagtgtttttacattAGGAATGCATCTAATGACTGCGTGTCGAGTGAAAAATGTTGCTCGTAGAGAATAATCACTAGATTTTAGCTGCCGATTAACAGTTAACCGGTGACGTCCCTCGCATCTACACAAAACCATTTTCCAACCAAATCAGTAAAATCagttaattatttgtttttcttccttttttaagGTTCAAACAATCAGTGTGAAAGATCGAATGTGTATTCACGGAACGTAATATTTAGCAAGATTCACACCTTGTCAACTGATGGAGGCATGACAGCACAAATCTGTGCACGTCAGTGtttaacagtgttttatttcGCCCTTGTAACAGGTGAAACAAGCAGTTGtttgggccttggaggcaggttATCGCCACATCGACTGTGCAGCCATCTATGGCAATGAGGTGGAGATTGGAGAAGCCTTACAGGACACGCTCGGCCCCGGCAAGGTAAGCAACAGCTGAATCACCGTCACGCAAAAAATGTCTCCTTAGGGGTTGATAGATAGTTCAGTAGTTACAGAATGTCAGGACACTGACAGTCcctccattcattttttttttaccaaactgTATCTGACATGTCGTCTGTGCCTCAGGCCCTGAGACGAGAGGACGTGTTCATCACATCCAAGCTGTGGAACACCCGACATCACCCAGAGGACGTGGAGCCGGCCCTCCTGAAGACTCTGAAGGACCTGAAGCTGGAGTACCTGGACCTCTACCTCATCCACTGGCCCTACGCCTTCCAGTGAGCTCAACGTCTAATAATGAGATGATTTACTCTTTTAATCCCCCAGAAAACGACCCTTTAATTAACCAGCTAATTAACAGTTAGTCAGAAAAGGATGTCATTAAAGTGTTATTCCAAGATAACAATGTAGTTAAGTTGTAATATTGACATTATTAATTATCATTTAGACAAGGAGACAATCCTTTCCCCAAAAAGGAGGATGGCACTTTGCTGTATGACGACATCGACTACAAGCTGACCTGGGCTGCCAtggagaagctggtggagaagGGCCACGTCAGATCCATCGGCCTGTCCAACTTCAACAGTCGGCAGATTGACGACATCCTGTCTGTGGCCAGCATCAAACCCACTGTGCTACAGGTACAGCCCGTTTGTGATGATGACACAGCCGTAGCACGTCATAGGTTTGGTGTTGTGATAGCTGCAGACCACCCTGGTATCTCTCTGTTTGGTTGGACAGGTAGAGGGCCACCCTTACCTGGCCCAGGTAGAGCTGCTGGCCCACTGTCGGGACCGGGGCCTGGTGATGACAGCATACAGCCCTCTGGGCTCTCCCGACCGGGCCTGGAAACATCCAGATGAACCGGTTCTGCTAGAGGAGCCTGTGATCGCTGCTCTCGCAGAGAAATATAAGAAGTCTCCCGCTCAGATTATCCTAAGGtgattttattctgaaattaaatGCACGGTTTTTAATTTCGGCtactctcaatcaaaacaaaacagaggacataagtagtgtgggatcatgggagttgttgtcttcattcaACAACAGCACTAACTGTTCAGCCGTACTGTAACGGTGGAAGTGCACATTCCTGCTGTATCACTCAGGCTCCATTAAAAACTAGCTAAATAAGAACCTGCTTTGAAAAAAACCTGTTCACAGAATTGTGAGGTGAACTTGATTTGAAGGCTAAAATACACTGACCTGATTGAGGATCTCTCCAGTGACTGAACACTAACACGTTTGTTGTACCTGCAGGTGGCAGACACAACGAGGAGTCGTAACAATCCCCAAGAGTGTGACACAGTCCCGTATCAAAGAGAACATTCAGGTGGAGtgaagtttaattaatttacaaaccACGGAGCTGTTTGTTTTAGATGGAAAATTTATGAATATCTCATTAAGGTTCAGTTTTGCCCCCGAGTTACTACAGCTAACAACTCTCTGTGAGCTCAGTTTCAAAGGATATTGTTCGGGTTGTGAGgtgttgatttgtgtttgtcGTCAGGTGTTTGACTTTACCCTTGAagcagaggaaatgaaaagtgttACAGCGCTGAACAAAGGCTGGCGCTACATCGTACCAATGATCCAAGTGAGTACGCTCTGGGAAACATAATGTCTCGTCTAGGTACCTTTCTAAGATGTAGTATATATGAGCCTGTGATCATTACAGGGCAAGTCCAGCTTTTAAAAAGTGCCAGATTTAACACATTACTGAGAGCAGAAGGAACTGTATCAACTCTGGTTCTGATGTTGCAGGTGGACGGAGAACGTGTTCCCAGGGATGCAGGACATCCTCACTACCCTTTCAACGACCCCTACTGACCACCCACACTTCAACCTGAATCTGTGCCTTCAACAGCCCCACCAACACCACATAACCCTCCTATATCACTTATAAATGTTCCTGGATCCGGACATTGAAGTTTGTCTTTAGATTCTGTCAAATCCTGCACTTATCATTAGAACATTTGAAGTTATTGTTGGTGACGAAGACTGAAAGCTCTGGTGTGACTGTATACGTACTGTAcgtgttattttttaaaataaacattttgttacTTCACTCGCTGGGCGTCTTTATTCAGCCAGTCTACCGGGGTGACTACTGGTACcgtcacaaaatattaacacaatcaGATTTTTCTTTATCGTCAATAATGTGAGTGTGGAGGTGGGCATGGCCAGGTGAGTTGATTGTCTCTTGTTGGCTAATTACACTCCCTGTTTTAATGCAGCaatgacccaaaataaaaataatcagtaatttctctcaaatgcattaaaattaAAGAGGTCGTATTATTCAAATTTTCAgattcatacttttatttgggggtcctggtagaataggtttacatactttaattttcaaaaaacactcttttttttatttcccagtttagctacagagtgagacatctcgcttctgTTTAACCTTTGgtgagttgcacatgtgcattactgAGCTGGGTAGgatgtaaccaatcagaggcagagtagggtgtGTAATgctgagcaaggtagtgtgattgAAAATAACACTGCTGCAGCAGTTGCAACtatatgtctgctgactgactggagtgtatatattttattatatgtatatatgtatatatatgtatatatatatatatatatatatatatatatatatatatatatatataaaaatactcaCACGCTACATTAGTTAAGTTCACGACCCCTGAACTGAGGACTTTCAGAGGCAGAACTGGGAGGGAGTGCTGGACAAGGTGGAAGCCAAGTTGTCCACATAGAAATGGTTGCTGCCCCGGCTGTCCTATAGGGGAAGAGCTCTGATAGTCAATAACCTGATTGCCTCATCTCTAAGTGTAATTGTTTTCACATCTTTCTTCTTTCAGAACACATGTTGACACATTTGTAAACACGGAAATGAGTAATTCTATTGGGTTTTATTTAACCAAAGCATTTAAACACAATGACAGTCATGATGTTGTAACACGATCCAGCTCATACACTTTATTACTGTTCTTcttcacacagtagaaaaacatctctgtataaaacatatttcaataAGAACAACATGGTGAATGTCTCTTGTTTCAAACACGGGGGTTCAGTAATTCATGACATCCGGTATCAGTGGTCAGACAGGATTTTGGTTTGTCATCTCCTGCAGCACCTCCTCTAAGGCTTCCTCCATTGTCAGTTTGGGAGGTCTGTGTTTGCGAATGTACTGTGGAGAGAATAAAAGTAATGTTGTGGACAAGCTTGTGTGAGTGGGTTATCTACAGGTTTCAGGTTACAGCTGAGAGAGTTGTAATCTTTCTAAACGCAGTCCAGAGTTTGAAATGTAACACCAATTTAAAGGACGACTGGTTTCTGTTAGTTTAACTTCTCTGTCTCATCACGCTGACTGATTTTCTACTAAACTGAGCAACAGAGCAGCTACATCCAATCAGACTGCAGCAAACATCTGCATTAAAGCAAATTAATGTCTCATCATGCAGAGAGAACAATATAGTGACATATCAGCCTCAACCACTGTGGCTTTGCAGCAGTGACGAAACACTCATTAAGTTCATTGAGTCAAACTTCTGACAGCTCTACGCTAACAtgtaactgtgtctgtgtgagcatGTTTTACCTCCTTGGTGTCCTCCAGTGTTGTGTATCTGTAGTTCGGTGGTTCAAGGCTGCGCACCAGGCTGGAGTGAAGGTGTCGGCTGCTTACGATGGACCGCCTCGTCACGGccagctgctgcttcagcaATTCATTGAGTGCAAATACAGCTGGATTGAAGGTGCTGAGAGCTGAGGGAGGGACAGACGGACATTAACTGGGTTTATGGCGAATGCAGTCTTGTGAAACTACTatagatgaaaacaaacaaattaatgtCTTAACTACAGAACTTTTAAAGGAacttttgtctttaaataaaatatatgcttattcatTTTCTAGCTGACAGCAAAAATGAGGATTGATACCACTTTTATCTGCGTGCTAAAGCCAGGACATAGTTATCTtaacacaaagactggaaacaggagtaAACAACTAATCTGGTGCTACTGAAAGATAACAAAATCTACCAATCAgcatctctaaagctcactacTGAACATCGTTTGTCTTGTTTAATCTGTTCCACACTACTTCTTGTCCGGGCGCAGCGACTTCCTGGAGTCTTTTTTGGAGtttatgctaagttaagctaaccatctcctgGCTCTCGTGTTATATTTagcataaaaatgtatttcacaaaatgttctgAACATAAGTTGTCGCACAGATGCTACAGAAGCAACAacttttcattcttttattattttcttaacaGGAATTTTACCTCTATTCTATCTGATGTTATATCATGTTTGTCTATcatcagttttgtttgtaaaatgtgtgtcaAGTTCGACTGCAAACCAAATCTACTAACTGTCAAACATAAAGTTACAAAACACTTCCTGCAGGTGCCACTGCAGCACAAAGCAGCAGACTCGCCTGGTATGTACACGTTAGTTTTCTCTCCTCACTTGATCGATGCCTGATGTTATAAATGTTAAGTTTTTATAGGTATAGTCTGAATCTGTTACAACAAGCAATCCTGCAAAATTCAATAGCATTTCACCGATAGATGGTGCAACAGCGACAAATTTAAATGGCCCTAACTCAGCAGAAATTGAAATCATCCTTGGACAATCCCTCTCAAACACTCTCCAAACATTAAAGCCACAATCAGCTTGAAactttttaagatttttatgttatgttggtatTTATGTTGTATATTTTCTGTATCTATGGGGTCTTACCTTCCACCACTTCTGCACTGACAGTATGTGTGAACAGTGGGGAGGGACCAAGGTAGTTCATATCCACTGCAGGACCCAAAGCAGCTGCACctacagaggaagaagagctttagataagaaacagaaaaaaaacagaaactctCTACTCTCCTTCTGTCATCGTCTAATTAATCCTGATAACTTGATGACTATTATAAGGAAATGTGAACGTGGTAGAGATGATTAGAGGCCCGAACACATCTTAAACATACAAACACCATGTAGGGCGGACTAACCGGTGGGCCATGCGTAAGCCAGTGGGTCAGTCTGAGTCTGTACTGATGCCTCTTTTAAAACCTTTCTAGTTGAAGCTCGCCTCCTCGACTGGTGAGAAAAGCTCCGGCTGCTGTGTGATACTGAGGATCTGGAGGATCTGGAGGATCTGGAGTCCCTGCTcctgctgtctgttggactgtgATCTGCGGTCCGTGAGGTGTAGGAGCGGCTTGCGTCCGAGAAGTTGCTCGAGTAATCATCGTCTGTCCTCTCACGACGAGACATGTCTGAATCTGAAGCTTCATCTCTGACCTCTGAAGCaacctcctcttcatcaccgTGTCCTTGCAGGTGCTCTGACACCAGGCTGGCACTGTGATCTGGATCCGTCCTGCGCTCACTCTCAAAGTCACTGTGGTAGTCCagctcgtcctcctcctcctgctgctcctctgccttcttcttctccttcagtcTTGGCAGCTGTTGTCTGTTCGGGGATCCAGGAACAGGTGTTCGGAGTTTGGCTTCTCTCTGTTTAGGCAGCAGGAAGAAAGCAAACACATCAGTCTCACAAGTCCTCCAGGGATCCAGGGACAAGTCTCATTGTGGCCGTTAGATATTTGTGAGCCCAGGTGGAGATAAATGTCTAACTTTGTCAAAGTTTCTTTCAATGCATCTGATGATTTTAACAGATCCTTTGTGTATGTTCAGTTTCGGTTTCACTTTTTGATCATTACTTACAGCTGCACTGATCAATATTCTTATTTAAACAATGTGCCAGATGACGATGTTTAATGTCAAAGGTTCCTCTGCAGTCCCCCTCAACTCTACAGAGCTTTTagctctttcagctcattgctTTGGGTTTATGTCCctcaactttactgttttggttcagtctcttTTCTCTGATCAACCTCGTTTTACAGCAGAAAACTCCTAATAACCCACTGGACTctacctgctcagcagcaaacagccAGACATAAAGCAGGTGAACtttgtggagcatttagcagctaaagagccagactttttgttaattttgccctgtgctgctgtgtgtgtacagtgtgtgtgtacataagTGACTGTTTGCCAACAGATCTGCTGTATCAACTTAAAAGTAGGGCTAGGTGATGTGGCTTAAAATaatatagaaatacacaatatatatcttgatactttaaaatctcctcaaaagcactaGATAAATGTTCGCAACATTAATGTAGGGATGACTGATGACTGTTGGTACTTCCAAGTTGGTTAAGTCAAGTATTAGAAAATTAAatagtctggtaagttcagaaaatgacatcactttactgtcatgaagcctttaaaaacaggaaaacacaacactttgtCATATCCTGATATAATGctatccaaaatctaagatgttATATAGTCTCATATTGTCCAGCCCTTCTTGAAAGGtgataatattttgtgtttacagcttgttcctGCAGCCTCATGcggcaaaaaaacacatccaaatGTCATACTGTGTCACACACAACTAAACTGAAGCTTTACTTTATCCCACTTCATTAACTGCTGTCACGACCCACCTTCTTTCCTGGTGCTTCATCAGTAAATCCAAGGTTAGCAGGGACGAGGTCGTCTAGCGTCAGCACATTCAACTTGAAGTCTGCAGTAACACAAGATCGTAAATGGTAAATTAAAGTGGATCTTCTGTCATCAACACGTTATTTCGTttaacagcaaatcctcacatttaagaagctgcaaccagcaagtgtttgacatgtttgcttgaaaaatgagtGTAATAATTAAAGATTAATCAACTTCtcaactaatcgttgcagctccaCTGCACAGCAactcatttatcatttatcctgttttctgtttattgtgcTTCACAGAGAGGTGATTTAAGTACCTTGTTGTCCATCTAGGATGCATGTGATGAGGAGTgaagaataaaacataattattgaACAATACAATGTTCCCTCCTTGATTAGAAAATGACAGGCCTGTCAACAAATCATTGAAACATTAATTCTGAGACACTGGTGTAAGTGGTAAATGCAAAAAGGGGAACACAGTTGATTTTAAGTCCTCTGAACTCTTGATTGTGACGTTAGTAAGTACAACACTAACTCTCATCCTTCCTCATGTATGTGATGAACTTCTCACCTTCAGAGGAAACTGCACTCATCTCACTGTGTGGGTCTTCAGAGCCGAGCCCAACAGGGAAGAGCTCCTCCAGAGAGAGCACCTCGCTGCGGCCCGACATGGAGGAGAGGGAGCGCTGTGGACTCCTCGCTCTGTGAGGGGAGTTCAGTCTTCtgggaggagaaggggagacACGGGGAGGAGTGGGGGACggggagagagcagaggggcTGAAGTGGGCCTGAGGCTGACCGGTGAATCGAAAAGGAGAGCTGCGGTGAgcgggagaggagggggagcgAGGTGGTGCTGTgttggaggaggatgagggagggaCGACAGCGGGAGGAGGTGTGGAGTCGACCTTCTGACGGCTTTTGCTCAACATCTGTAAGAGAGGAACGTATAGTTCAGCTTTAAACTGAAGGAATTGTGGCTTTTTAAAACCACATGATGGAAAACCAGGGACCATGTGGACaagaattatttattattatatcacTTTTTCTGGGCTACAACtaaaaattaatttcattattgatttatcaGCTGATTATATTCAGGATTTATTGTTAAGTCTataaattgaagaaaaaaatactgatcACAACTTCCATGAGTCCTAGCTAACGTTTAAAGTCTGGCGATTAGGTTGCGATTCAAAGTTGAACGGTACCTCGTCGGCTGTTCTTGTAGAAGAGGCTCTCTGAGGTGTTAGGAAGCTTTTGTCTTCTGAATCCAGCGAGTCTCCAAGCAGCTTCTTCATatcctcttcatcactttcCAGACTGACACCACCCACTAGTCTTAAAGACGCCGAAGGCACCACAGCATCAGCAGctctggacctggacctgacaCCGACATCTGGGCCAGCAGCAGTGTTACTGTTGTTCGGAGCTACAGCTGTTTTGCACTTGAGGAAGCGTTTCCCTCTCGGGCTCTGATCGCTGCTGGACTGTGCCGAGTGTTGCACAGAAGCCTCCAGAGACTGAGCAGCTGCTGGTGGAGGCGAGACTCCGAAGTCCGAGGTGAAGTTCTCGGCAGGTTTTGTTGCCTGTCCGACCTGCTGGCGGCTGCGGACGCGGCTCTCGATTTGAGCAAGTCGACTCAGAGCAGCGGTCTGGGAGCCTCGCAGGGAAGATGACACATTTCTGAGCAGAGGGCGGGTTGAGAAGGGTGGATGAagagaaaagcacaaaaacaagaacTGGAAAAATCTTGCCATTTGTTCCTCTTGCATACAGAAAACCGTACCTGGGTTCAGGCACCTGCTGCGTCCGGCTCTTGCTGACAGGCGACTGGGTGCTGTTCACTGCAGGTGGTGGTGCCTTCTTCAAGAACCTgctccctcctccacccacaGAGCTCTGAGGTCCGACATCCTGGCAGAAGAAAACAAGATCAGGAAGCGACACAACAAAGTGGAAGCTTGTTGTCAAATCCAGCTTGCAAACAGCCCTACAGTGAGTTTGTTGCATGCATGTCCTGAGCAATAAAGCATCAATTAGCAATATATATCATAAAGTCATGCACCTTGGTTGAATCCTCATCCCGTCCCTGGACcttcccagcagcagcagcaccagca
This window of the Pagrus major chromosome 11, Pma_NU_1.0 genome carries:
- the akr1a1b gene encoding aldo-keto reductase family 1 member A1-B isoform X1, whose amino-acid sequence is MLSLSCRLFKQMLRRVCVDTGERVLQRGMNDFAVLNTGRKMPLLGLGTWKSEPGKVKQAVVWALEAGYRHIDCAAIYGNEVEIGEALQDTLGPGKALRREDVFITSKLWNTRHHPEDVEPALLKTLKDLKLEYLDLYLIHWPYAFQQGDNPFPKKEDGTLLYDDIDYKLTWAAMEKLVEKGHVRSIGLSNFNSRQIDDILSVASIKPTVLQVEGHPYLAQVELLAHCRDRGLVMTAYSPLGSPDRAWKHPDEPVLLEEPVIAALAEKYKKSPAQIILRWQTQRGVVTIPKSVTQSRIKENIQVFDFTLEAEEMKSVTALNKGWRYIVPMIQVDGERVPRDAGHPHYPFNDPY
- the akr1a1b gene encoding aldo-keto reductase family 1 member A1-B isoform X2, which encodes MNDFAVLNTGRKMPLLGLGTWKSEPGKVKQAVVWALEAGYRHIDCAAIYGNEVEIGEALQDTLGPGKALRREDVFITSKLWNTRHHPEDVEPALLKTLKDLKLEYLDLYLIHWPYAFQQGDNPFPKKEDGTLLYDDIDYKLTWAAMEKLVEKGHVRSIGLSNFNSRQIDDILSVASIKPTVLQVEGHPYLAQVELLAHCRDRGLVMTAYSPLGSPDRAWKHPDEPVLLEEPVIAALAEKYKKSPAQIILRWQTQRGVVTIPKSVTQSRIKENIQVFDFTLEAEEMKSVTALNKGWRYIVPMIQVDGERVPRDAGHPHYPFNDPY
- the c11h19orf44 gene encoding uncharacterized protein C19orf44 homolog, with the protein product MWKRGGRSSALDRAQALLSAKRSSRGDAATTRGLSVNSSSAPPNPHAVLSDLSDLSSASSAPDPEAGTVGPAAAAGAAAAGKVQGRDEDSTKDVGPQSSVGGGGSRFLKKAPPPAVNSTQSPVSKSRTQQVPEPRNVSSSLRGSQTAALSRLAQIESRVRSRQQVGQATKPAENFTSDFGVSPPPAAAQSLEASVQHSAQSSSDQSPRGKRFLKCKTAVAPNNSNTAAGPDVGVRSRSRAADAVVPSASLRLVGGVSLESDEEDMKKLLGDSLDSEDKSFLTPQRASSTRTADEMLSKSRQKVDSTPPPAVVPPSSSSNTAPPRSPSSPAHRSSPFRFTGQPQAHFSPSALSPSPTPPRVSPSPPRRLNSPHRARSPQRSLSSMSGRSEVLSLEELFPVGLGSEDPHSEMSAVSSEDFKLNVLTLDDLVPANLGFTDEAPGKKREAKLRTPVPGSPNRQQLPRLKEKKKAEEQQEEEDELDYHSDFESERRTDPDHSASLVSEHLQGHGDEEEVASEVRDEASDSDMSRRERTDDDYSSNFSDASRSYTSRTADHSPTDSRSRDSRSSRSSRSSVSHSSRSFSHQSRRRASTRKVLKEASVQTQTDPLAYAWPTGAAALGPAVDMNYLGPSPLFTHTVSAEVVEALSTFNPAVFALNELLKQQLAVTRRSIVSSRHLHSSLVRSLEPPNYRYTTLEDTKEYIRKHRPPKLTMEEALEEVLQEMTNQNPV